The DNA window ATGGTTTGTATGCTAAAAGATGTGTGCATTGTTTAATTGATGAACTGCTTAACATTATGCTGTCAATGCATCCTTTGCCCTCACAACCTTTCTGTAAGAATAAATAAACGCAGGAACAACTACAAGAAATGTGAAAGCCGCTATGGTTGCATAGCTTTCATCAAAAGGCAGAATCTTTTCAAGCCCCATAAAATTCCCTATACCTATCAATGCAAACAAGCCTCCGCCAAAGAATAAAGACCTGCCTCCTGTTTCGCTGCCTATTGCCTTGATTTGATCTTCTGTAAGAGCATGTGCTAACTTCAGGGAAACCCCGAATAAGAACCCTATAAGTATGAGCATGAGCATTGTTCCTACTCCAAACATAAGTCCCGGTAAAAATGCCGTCCATGCATCATGCATAGCAGGCGCTGCTATTGTATTAACAAATAATGCAAAGCTGCCGAAACCAAAACCCGCTATGAATCCATGTATCAATGTCCATTTAACCGGCAGGTCTGATTCTTTAGGGTCGCAAGTTTCGCAGTTTGTACTTAAAAGACGGCTACTTTTTTCCATGTTCCGTACATCATTATGGTGGTGCCCTATTAAATGTATATGAGAATAACGTCTTCTTTTAATCACAATAAATCCGGTGAACACCATAACTATACCCACTGCAATATACACATAATCGTTAACCTCGGGCTTTAATAATATTGGAGCAAGCGCAAGATAAGATAGTTCCGATATGAGCATTCTTTGAATGGTAAAAGCCATTGAAAAATATAAGCCTGCCTTCATCCCATGCTTACTTCCGCTACCTATTGCGTAGCTAAACGTTATGGGCCAAGTATGCTCATCGGGTAAGATGCCGTGCAGTATGCCGAGTAAAAAAGAATATACAACTGCTGTAAGTGGGTTCATAATATTTATTCTCCTCCAAATAATATTGATCTTTTATTAAATTAAGGGGAAGTTAAAAAATGTCAACAACATGTTTTATGATATTAAACCAGAGAATATGGCAATAAGGCTTGTCTCCCAAAGTGAGTACATAGTCTGTCTAATTATTTTGCTTGACACAATTACTCATATTATAATATTTTTAAAAAATTAGTATAATTCTAAGCAAAAAACAAGAGGGCGTTTTATGGGCAAATATAAAGTAAGATTGAGACCTCTTCCTTCTTTTAGAGAAGAGGTTTTATGCATGATGGGATGTCCAATACGTACGGATAGCGGTAAGTATGTTCAGAATGTTCATGAGGGTAAGTACGAGGAGGGATACATAATTGCACGATCTCCCAATCCCTTTGCCTCTGTGTGCGGCAGGGTATGCGCTGCTCCTTGTGAAGATAACTGCCGCAAAGGGAAGGTTAACATAAATGAGCCCATATCTATTCGTTCATTAAAAAAATTCCTCTGTGAAAAATATGGGGTTGAATCCAATCAACCCGAGACACAGAAAAAATTATTTGAAGGTGAAATGCCCTATGCTCATAGATGGAGCTGGGATGCACCCGTACTTGTAAAGCAGGGGAAAATAAATAAAAAAGTAGCAGTCCTTGGTGCCGGAGTTGCCGGTTTGTCATGTGCACATGACCTTGCTTTAATGGGATATAAAGTAACGGTCTTTGAAGAATCGGAAAGAGCAGGCGGTATGTTAAGGTATGGAATCCCAAGATATCGTTTACCTTCCGATGTGCTTGATCAGGAGATAGAGGCGGTTGTTAATCTTGGAGTAGAGATAAAGTATAACACAAAAATAACGAAAGAGTTTGGGATCAGTGAACTTAAAAAACAAGGTTATGAAGCCATTTTTATAGCGGTCGGGACGCAGCGGGGACGCGATCTAAACATAGACGGCGTAAACATGCAGGGCGTTATAAAAGCCATTGATTATCTTGTCGGAGCAAACAAGGGAAAACAATTCTATCTTGGTAAAAAGGTTGTTGTAATAGGGGGCGGACTTGTAGCTTTGGATGCAGCGAGGGATGCTTTCCGTTTAATAAAAGAAACCATTCAAAAAGAAGTTTCAATAAATTATCCGGGTGAAAAAGATGAACAGACATCTGTGCAGGGGATGTTTGAAACACTCGATATCGCAAGGACAGCTATTCGTAGGGGTGCTATAGAAGTTGATGTTGTCAGCCTTGAATCGTTGGATGATATGCCAGCTGCCAGGACCATACAGGGAAAGGCTGAGCTTTTAGAAACAATAGATGAAGGCATTAAGTTCCTTCCTTCATGGGGACCGAAAAGCATTATCGGTGAAAACGGAAAGGCAAAAGCTGTTGAGTTTAAAAAGGTATTGTCTGTGTTTGATGAGAACGGCAGGTTTAATCCAAAATTTGATGATGCGGTAACAAAGGTAATAGAAGCAGATTCTATAATCTTAGCTATCGGCCAGGCTACGGATCTATCCTTTTTAAGAGAAGAAGACAATATAAAGATAGCTGGTTCGGGTGTTATAACAATTGATAAAAACACATTGTCATCAACGGCACCCGGGGTGTTTGCAGGCGGAGACTGCGCATTTGGTCCGAGAAACTTAATTGATGCGATCGCAAACGGTAAATTAGCAGCAAGGTCCATGCATGAATACCTATCAAATAAAAAACAGGAAGTAACGTATAAAGTAGAAGTAGAAGTATTGCGGACAGAGCAATATAAAATGCCGGACGATTACGATATAAACAGAAGAAAAACCCCGCCGGTACTTGATGTAGACGAGAGAATTGGTTTAAGGGAATTAGAGCAATCATTTACAGAAAAAGAGGCCAGGATTCAGGGGGGAAGATGTCTAAAATGTCATATAAGTCCGATCTATGACTCTGATCTTTGCATAATTTGCGGCAGATGCACCGATATATGTCCGGAAAATTGCCTTGAATTTGTAACGCTTGAAGAACTGGAACTCAGTAATGAAGATAAAGCAAATATATATAAAAACTTACAATACAAAGAAAATGAAAATGTAACCGTGTTTTTAAAAAATGATGAAAAGTGCATTAGATGCGGATTGTGCGCGATTAGATGCCCTACTAATGCAATAACAATGGAAAAAATTATGGTCTGGGAGGAAGTAAATGTCTGAAGATAAACTCAATAAAAATGATTATAGCCCAAAATTAGAGATTACACGCAGAGGTTTTTTGTCTTTAATCGGACTTGGTTTTTTGGGCGTTATTGGTAGTCTTGTGCTGCAGGGTTTTTCTGCCGTGAGATCTATAATCCCGAATGTTCTATACGAACCGCCAAAAAAGTTTAAAGTAGGCCCGCCGTCCAGGTTTTCAGAAGGTGCAACATTTTTGCCGGAAAGATTGTTTATAATTAACAACAATAACGAATTCCATGCTATTTCGGCAATATGCACGCACCTTGGATGCACTGTTAACCTTGCCCAATATTCACCGCCAAAAACTTATATATCACGAAGAACTGGTAAAACAGTAGACGAGACCTTTGAGTTCCATTGCCCCTGTCATGGTTCAAAATATAGAGAGAACGGCAATGTTTATGCAGGACCAGCCCCATTGCCATTGCCGTGGTATGAGCTTTCTTTGGCACCGGACGGCCAGATAGTAGTTAATACGGACAAAATCGTGGATCATAATTTCAGATTAAAGTTATAAAACTAAGTATTTAAAAGAGGAGTAACAATGATAGAAAAGCTTAGGAAATTAAAAAAACAACTAACATGGACTTATGTTCCGGAAACAGAAAGAGAGGCATCGGATGCGGTTGTAAGAAATTTTGTTCTTCACTGGTTCCCGTCAAAAGTTACATCTAAGAGTCTGTCTTTCTTATACACATTAGAACTTGGAACTATATCCATATTATTATTTGCAATATTACTCATTACCGGAGTTCTTTTAATGTTCATGTATGTGCCTTCTGTAGGGCAGGCTTATTGGGGAGTAAAGGATATTGAATATGTGGTTTCTTTTGGTCCTTTTATAAGAGGTATACATAGAATAGCAGCAAGCCTTATGGTAGCAGTGGTGTTCCTGCACATGATGAGAGTTTTCTTAACAGGGGCTTACAAAAAAGGCGGGAAAGCTATTGGCAGTTTTAGACCGTTAAACTGGTGGATAGGTTTAACACTTTTGCTCGTTACAATGCTCCTTTCTTATACAGGCTATCTGTTACCATGGGACCAGTTAGCAGTATGGGCAGTAACGATAGGGATGAATATAGCTAAATCAGCCCCTTTTATAGGAGAAAAAATCGCCTTTTTGTTAAGGGGCGGTACTATTATAGATCAGAATACTTTACTTAGATGGTATGTTGCCCATGTTGTTTTATTGCCCTTATTTGGCGTTATTTTAATCGTATGGCATATGTGGAGAATCAGAAAAGACGGCGGTTTGGGCAGTGTGGAATCTTTAGCTGAGGAAAGGATTGTTAAAGATAAAATAGTTCAAAAGGGCAAGACGTACAGTTTAATGGGTATTGTAACGGGTGCAACACCAGCCATCATTTCCCATAATGTGCAGGGTGATACATATTTTTCTTCCCCACAGCTCACACGCAGGATTTTAATTGTCTTTACAATTAGTGCTGTTATCCTTTTAGGTATTGCCTTCATATACAAAGCACCTCTTGAAGCACCAGCAAGCATGATTATACCCCCTAACCCGGCAAAGGCTCCCTGGTATTTTTTATGGCTACAGGAACTTGTCGCCGATACAACAATAAGGATTGGAAGCTTCACAATAAGCGGCGGTTTTGTGGGGGGTATATTGGTTCCAGGTGTTTTGATCCTTGCTGCAGTGCTCTGGCCGTTCTTGGATAAAAGCGGTCCGGAAGCAATAGGCGTATGGTTTCATAAAAATAGGAGGCTGCAAAACACAGTTTTTATCCTGACGGTATTGGTAATTATAGCTCTGATTTTTGTCGGCAGTGATATGCGTGGTCCTTATTGGAAGCTTTATATGCCATGGCAAACATGGCCTAAAACGCCTACAAAGTTTTAAACAAATAGAAAAGGAGACTCAAGAATGGAGCGAAAGGATTCTTTACTTTTATTTATAGGTGGCACCTTATTATTAATACTTACACTTGCAATGATCTATAAAGAAACTCACCCGCAATGGGAAAGTTATCAAAAGCAATTTGTAAAAGTAGCAAGCACATATATAGGCGAAGAAAAAGCCAGAAAGGTAGATCTTGGGTTCAGACAAATATATATACCAAAACTAAGACGTGTGGATAGATGTACAATCTGTCATTTAGGTTATAATATCCCAGGATTAGAAAAAGCTGTGGAGCCTTTTACAACGCACCCTGACCTGCCTTTTATGAAATATCATCCGTTTAAAAAATTTGGATGCACCCTTTGTCACGGCGGCCAGGGTTATGCAACAAAGCTGCCCGATGCTCACGGTAATGTATCAAACTGGAATGTTCCTTTGTTAAGCAAAAGACTTGGAATAAAATACGGGTTAGCAGAGCCGGGACATATTATGGAAATCAATTGCAACCGATGTCATAATGATGATCAAAGCACCCAATGGATGGATTACATCAACTCGGCAAAAAATCTTGTTAAGCAATATAATTGTACTTCCTGTCATACTATCAACGGCAAAGGCGGAACAATAGGACCTGATCTAACGGATGAAGGAGATAACAATCCGGAGAACTATAACTACAGTAATGTGAAGGGTGAAAAAACATTCTTTAACTGGTTATATCAACATTTTAAAAACCCCGCCAAAGTGAGCAAGGGAACTGTCATGCCTAATTTTAATCTAAGCGATAAAGATGCACAGGCACTAACAATGTTGGTCCTGAGTTTTAGGCATAAAAACCTGCCCTATTCCTACATACACATTCCCGCTTCACAGCCTGTAACCGTAAGTGCAGTGGTAAAGAAGACAACCAAGATGGCGTATAAGGCTAAGTCGCCAAGAAATGAAGAGATGATAAGTGGGGCTCATCTAATGAAAAAGTACGGATGCACTGCATGCCATACCACCAATGGCTCTCCGCTTGTAGGACCTTCTTACAAAGATTTATATGGAAGAAAAGAAGTTGTGATAATTAACGGTAAAGAGAAACACATAGTTGTTGATGCCGCATTTATCAGAAACAAGATTCTTAATCCAGGTGCTACTGATGTAAAAGGCTTTCCGCCGCATGTAATGCCTTCGTTTAAGGGTAAACTTAACTCCAAAGAGATCAATGAGATCATCGAGTATATAGAGAGTCTTAAATAAAGAAGGGGTGTATATGAAAATAAAAACAATACTCTTTAGTATTTTTTCCATTGCTTTCTTATTTTCTATTAGCTATGCGCAGACTCTTCCCGAAAACCCGCTTGCAGGCAGAATCGTTTTTGAAGAGAAAGGGTGTATCAATTGTCATTCCATAAATGGTGTAGGTAACCATGTTGGTCCTGATTTTGGAGAGCATCTCTTTTTTGGAACGGGCTATAAATTGGCAGCGTACATGTGGGATCATTCCTATAAAATGGTTCCAAAGATGAAAGAGTTGGGCGTCAAGAGGCCCGTGTTTACAGGGAACGAATTTAAAAAATTGCAAACGTATTTATATTTCGTCCGCTATCTTGGCGAGAACGGGGATATAGCAAAAGGGAAAGAACTGTTTGCGCAAAAGGGATGCAATATCTGTCACTCAATCGGCAATAAAAACAGTGTTGGAATCAGACTTGATCGGATGAAGGTTTATCCCTCTCCGCTTTATCTTGCACAAAACCTGTGGAATCACTCTCCACTCATACATGAGAAAATCAGATCAATGGGCATAACAATACCAACATTAACATCAAGTGATATCGTAAACCTTGCAGCCTATCTGCAAGCGGTAAACTATTTCTCAAAACGGGAAAAACAATATTTTTACCCCGGTAATCCTGAAAAAGGAGAAGAGTTATTCAAGAAAAAACATTGCTATTATTGTCATATACTAACAGGAACCGGTCCCAACCTTAAAAAGTTAACAATGAATAAGAGTGTTACAGAGATAGCAGGCATGATGTGGAATCATTCTGATTTTATGCAGAGAAAAGCAATGGAGCTTGACATTAAATGGCCCACATTCCACGGTAATGAAATGGCTGATATAATCTCTTACCTCTATTACATAAACCCGCCTCATGTAAGTGGCTCAGAAGGAGACGGCAGGCTTCTTTTTAAAACGAAGGGCTGTATAAATTGTCATTTTGCAGGCAACAAAATGCATGCGCCTGTTTTTACGGAAAAGAAGTATTATGGCAGCAAGAATGAGTTTTTTGCATCCATATGGAATCACATACCTAGGACAGAAGCAGCATTTTTATTGAATGGTAAAAGGCTTCCGGATCTGACAGCTTCTGATGTGAAATCGCTTTACCTGTTTTTGAAAAGGTAGGGCAGTAAGATGAATATTATTTTTCAGAGACGGGTAAAACATATTATTGCATAATCGTATTTAATACAGTACAAATAACATATATGAGATTTAAAAATTTACCGAAGACACTTATCATGAAGAACAGAAAATCAAAGCTTCAGGATAAATTAAAAATAGAGAAGACAAAGAAAGATACAAAGAAAAAATAGCACTCAATTTCAGGTTAATCGTTATCACAGATATTGACGGCACCATGCCGGATTATTATGCGTACGCTT is part of the Deltaproteobacteria bacterium genome and encodes:
- a CDS encoding c-type cytochrome, producing the protein MERKDSLLLFIGGTLLLILTLAMIYKETHPQWESYQKQFVKVASTYIGEEKARKVDLGFRQIYIPKLRRVDRCTICHLGYNIPGLEKAVEPFTTHPDLPFMKYHPFKKFGCTLCHGGQGYATKLPDAHGNVSNWNVPLLSKRLGIKYGLAEPGHIMEINCNRCHNDDQSTQWMDYINSAKNLVKQYNCTSCHTINGKGGTIGPDLTDEGDNNPENYNYSNVKGEKTFFNWLYQHFKNPAKVSKGTVMPNFNLSDKDAQALTMLVLSFRHKNLPYSYIHIPASQPVTVSAVVKKTTKMAYKAKSPRNEEMISGAHLMKKYGCTACHTTNGSPLVGPSYKDLYGRKEVVIINGKEKHIVVDAAFIRNKILNPGATDVKGFPPHVMPSFKGKLNSKEINEIIEYIESLK
- a CDS encoding FAD-dependent oxidoreductase translates to MGKYKVRLRPLPSFREEVLCMMGCPIRTDSGKYVQNVHEGKYEEGYIIARSPNPFASVCGRVCAAPCEDNCRKGKVNINEPISIRSLKKFLCEKYGVESNQPETQKKLFEGEMPYAHRWSWDAPVLVKQGKINKKVAVLGAGVAGLSCAHDLALMGYKVTVFEESERAGGMLRYGIPRYRLPSDVLDQEIEAVVNLGVEIKYNTKITKEFGISELKKQGYEAIFIAVGTQRGRDLNIDGVNMQGVIKAIDYLVGANKGKQFYLGKKVVVIGGGLVALDAARDAFRLIKETIQKEVSINYPGEKDEQTSVQGMFETLDIARTAIRRGAIEVDVVSLESLDDMPAARTIQGKAELLETIDEGIKFLPSWGPKSIIGENGKAKAVEFKKVLSVFDENGRFNPKFDDAVTKVIEADSIILAIGQATDLSFLREEDNIKIAGSGVITIDKNTLSSTAPGVFAGGDCAFGPRNLIDAIANGKLAARSMHEYLSNKKQEVTYKVEVEVLRTEQYKMPDDYDINRRKTPPVLDVDERIGLRELEQSFTEKEARIQGGRCLKCHISPIYDSDLCIICGRCTDICPENCLEFVTLEELELSNEDKANIYKNLQYKENENVTVFLKNDEKCIRCGLCAIRCPTNAITMEKIMVWEEVNV
- a CDS encoding ubiquinol-cytochrome c reductase iron-sulfur subunit, which codes for MSEDKLNKNDYSPKLEITRRGFLSLIGLGFLGVIGSLVLQGFSAVRSIIPNVLYEPPKKFKVGPPSRFSEGATFLPERLFIINNNNEFHAISAICTHLGCTVNLAQYSPPKTYISRRTGKTVDETFEFHCPCHGSKYRENGNVYAGPAPLPLPWYELSLAPDGQIVVNTDKIVDHNFRLKL
- a CDS encoding cytochrome b N-terminal domain-containing protein translates to MIEKLRKLKKQLTWTYVPETEREASDAVVRNFVLHWFPSKVTSKSLSFLYTLELGTISILLFAILLITGVLLMFMYVPSVGQAYWGVKDIEYVVSFGPFIRGIHRIAASLMVAVVFLHMMRVFLTGAYKKGGKAIGSFRPLNWWIGLTLLLVTMLLSYTGYLLPWDQLAVWAVTIGMNIAKSAPFIGEKIAFLLRGGTIIDQNTLLRWYVAHVVLLPLFGVILIVWHMWRIRKDGGLGSVESLAEERIVKDKIVQKGKTYSLMGIVTGATPAIISHNVQGDTYFSSPQLTRRILIVFTISAVILLGIAFIYKAPLEAPASMIIPPNPAKAPWYFLWLQELVADTTIRIGSFTISGGFVGGILVPGVLILAAVLWPFLDKSGPEAIGVWFHKNRRLQNTVFILTVLVIIALIFVGSDMRGPYWKLYMPWQTWPKTPTKF
- a CDS encoding c-type cytochrome: MKIKTILFSIFSIAFLFSISYAQTLPENPLAGRIVFEEKGCINCHSINGVGNHVGPDFGEHLFFGTGYKLAAYMWDHSYKMVPKMKELGVKRPVFTGNEFKKLQTYLYFVRYLGENGDIAKGKELFAQKGCNICHSIGNKNSVGIRLDRMKVYPSPLYLAQNLWNHSPLIHEKIRSMGITIPTLTSSDIVNLAAYLQAVNYFSKREKQYFYPGNPEKGEELFKKKHCYYCHILTGTGPNLKKLTMNKSVTEIAGMMWNHSDFMQRKAMELDIKWPTFHGNEMADIISYLYYINPPHVSGSEGDGRLLFKTKGCINCHFAGNKMHAPVFTEKKYYGSKNEFFASIWNHIPRTEAAFLLNGKRLPDLTASDVKSLYLFLKR